The proteins below are encoded in one region of Lactuca sativa cultivar Salinas chromosome 3, Lsat_Salinas_v11, whole genome shotgun sequence:
- the LOC111898328 gene encoding putative pentatricopeptide repeat-containing protein At1g12700, mitochondrial, whose amino-acid sequence MVAAVMAIPKNAASFFVFHPPKKFKGRFHSISSSNRQTLVKHSRSMSEKITNLDDALKLFDEMTQKQPLPSVIKFNQLLQAVAKMKHYSCSVELFKHLNILRAPIDVYTVNTVIKCCCQLFGTSEGFAVLGYGFKCAVVPDACTFNTLLNGLVLEDRILEAESLFKKLIKEELCEPDAIMYTIMIKGLCKFGNNDTAIALLKLMEGRGCKPDVVTYSIIIDSLFKDKMVDDALNLFKEMVFNKGIQPDVVTYNSLIHGLCNLSRWDEASKLLNEMEDERISLDVHTYSILVDALCKEGKAEDANCIINLMIQRGKDPDVVTYSSLIDGYCLRGEMRKAKEVFDSMGSRGLVPNVVTYSSLLNGYCKKLMIEEAMHLFHEITKKGMRPNVITYNTMLQGLFLVGRCKDGHEVFNDMRAHNVIPNEITYTIVLEGLCNNNQVEEALSLFHLMGDNKLNSNIFVYTILIDGASKNGKFDIARKLFNDLRVKGLQPNVWTYNVMISGFCREGLVSEAKELLLKMEEMGCQPNSVTYNVLLQGILKYVHHDMVEMLLLEMEGKGFSLDASTVSMLLDHIKARSLDASLLKLIGKLVPKEEVDTPCFVV is encoded by the exons ATGGTTGCTGCGGTGATGGCAATTCCAAAAAATGCTGCATCTTTTTTCGTCTTCCATCCCCCAAAGAAATTCAAAG GTCGGTTTCATTCCATTTCTTCCTCCAATCGTCAAACATTAGTTAAACATTCTCGATCTATGAGTGAGAAGATTACTAACCTTGATGATGCCCTCAAACTGTTCGATGAAATGACACAGAAACAACCCCTCCCTTCAGTCATTAAATTCAACCAGTTGTTGCAAGCTGTTGCGAAAATGAAACACTATTCTTGTTCGGTTGAGCTTTTTAAACACTTGAATATCCTTCGTGCTCCTATTGATGTGTACACAGTTAACACTGTGATCAAGTGTTGTTGCCAACTGTTTGGCACCAGTGAAGGATTTGCAGTATTAGGCTATGGCTTCAAATGTGCTGTTGTACCTGATGCGTGCACGTTTAATACACTCTTGAATGGACTCGTGTTGGAAGATAGGATTCTCGAGGCAGAAAGCTTATTCAAGAAGCTCATCAAAGAGGAACTCTGTGAACCTGATGCAATTATGTACACCATTATGATTAAAGGGCTTTGCAAATTTGGCAATAATGATACTGCCATTGCATTGCTTAAGCTAATGGAGGGAAGAGGTTGTAAACCAGATGTGGTCACATATAGCATCATCATTGATAGTCTTTTCAAGGACAAAATGGTAGATGATGCTTTAAACCTCTTCAAAGAAATGGTCTTCAACAAAGGCATCCAACCTGATGTGGTCACTTACAACTCTTTGATTCATGGCCTTTGTAACTTATCTCGTTGGGATGAGGCCTCTAAATTGCTCAATGAGATGGAGGACGAAAGGATCTCCCTAGATGTTCATACCTATAGCATATTAGTTGATGCACTTTGCAAGGAAGGTAAGGCGGAGGATGCAAATTGTATTATCAACTTAATGATACAGAGAGGGAAGGATCCGGATGTAGTGACTTACAGTTCGCTTATTGATGGGTATTGTTTGCGAGGTGAAATGAGGAAAGCAAAAGAAGTTTTTGATTCGATGGGGTCTCGAGGTCTGGTGCCTAATGTTGTTACTTATAGTAGTTTATTGAATGGTTATTGTAAGAAGTTGATGATAGAAGAGGCCATGCATTTGTTTCATGAAATAACTAAAAAAGGTATGAGACCTAATGTCATCACTTACAACACCATGCTACAAGGATTGTTTCTAGTTGGACGATGTAAAGATGGACATGAAGTTTTTAATGATATGCGAGCGCACAATGTGATTCCAAATGAAATCACTTACACAATAGTTTTGGAGGGTCTGTGCAACAACAATCAAGTGGAGGAAGCACTCTCATTGTTTCATCTGATGGGTGACAACAAGTTAAATTCAAATATCTTTGTGTACACAATACTCATTGATGGTGCAAGTAAAAATGGGAAGTTTGATATTGCAAGGAAACTTTTCAATGACTTAAGGGTTAAAGGTTTGCAACCTAATGTTTGGACATACAATGTGATGATTAGTGGGTTTTGTCGGGAAGGTTTAGTGAGTGAAGCAAAAGAGTTGCTTCTTAAGATGGAGGAAATGGGTTGCCAGCCAAATAGTGTGACTTACAATGTTCTTCTCCAAGGAATTTTAAAGTATGTTCATCATGATATGGTAGAGATGCTTTTACTGGAAATGGAAGGAAAAGGTTTCTCACTTGATGCTTCAACTGTATCAATGTTACTTGATCATATAAAAGCTAGATCTTTAGATGCTTCTTTGCTTAAGTTGATTGGTAAGCTTGTGCCAAAGGAAGAAGTGGACACTCCTTGTTTTGTAGTGTAA